One Chitinophagaceae bacterium C216 genomic window carries:
- the ahcY gene encoding Adenosylhomocysteinase has translation MSTTTKSQIDFDLKYKVKDISLADWGRKEIRLAEAEMPGLMALREEYGPSQPLKGARIAGCLHMTIQTAVLIETLVVLGAEVRWSSCNIFSTQDHAAAAIAAAGISVFAWKGQTQEEADWCIEQTLFFGSPDRPLNMILDDGGDLTNMVLDKYPELVPHVKGISEETTTGVHRLYERMAKGTLPIPAINVNDSVTKSKFDNKYGCKESLVDAIRRATDIMLAGKVAVVGGYGDVGKGSAASLAGAGCRVIVTEVDPICALQAAMDGYEVKKMIDAVKEADIIVTASGCCDLITGEHFKLMKDKAIVCNIGHFDVEIDVAWLNENYGHTRDTIKPQVDIYNVDGKDIILLAEGRLVNLGCATGHPSFVMSNSFTNQTLAQIELWNNHSKYENKVYVLPKHLDEKVARLHLAKIGVELDVLSDKQAAYLGIPKEGPFKPDFYRY, from the coding sequence ATGTCTACTACAACAAAATCGCAAATCGACTTTGACCTGAAGTATAAAGTAAAAGACATTTCACTGGCCGATTGGGGTCGCAAGGAAATTCGTCTTGCAGAAGCTGAAATGCCAGGCTTAATGGCTTTACGTGAAGAATACGGTCCTTCTCAACCGCTAAAGGGCGCGCGTATTGCAGGCTGTTTGCACATGACCATACAAACCGCCGTACTGATTGAAACCCTAGTAGTACTGGGAGCTGAGGTAAGATGGAGTTCATGCAACATCTTCTCTACTCAGGACCATGCAGCTGCTGCTATTGCCGCTGCCGGCATTAGCGTATTTGCATGGAAAGGTCAAACTCAGGAAGAAGCAGATTGGTGTATAGAGCAAACCTTATTCTTTGGTAGTCCCGACCGTCCGTTGAACATGATTTTGGACGACGGTGGCGATCTTACCAATATGGTACTGGATAAATACCCCGAACTGGTACCTCATGTAAAAGGTATTAGTGAGGAAACCACCACCGGTGTGCATCGCTTATACGAGCGCATGGCTAAGGGAACTTTACCTATTCCGGCCATTAATGTAAACGACTCAGTAACTAAATCCAAATTCGATAACAAATACGGTTGTAAAGAATCGCTAGTGGATGCTATCCGTCGTGCTACCGATATCATGCTGGCCGGTAAAGTGGCTGTAGTAGGTGGGTATGGTGATGTGGGTAAAGGTTCTGCTGCGTCGCTAGCAGGTGCCGGATGCCGCGTCATTGTTACCGAAGTAGATCCGATATGTGCGCTTCAGGCCGCTATGGACGGTTATGAAGTGAAAAAAATGATTGATGCAGTAAAAGAAGCCGATATCATCGTTACTGCTTCAGGGTGCTGCGATCTGATCACAGGCGAACACTTCAAACTCATGAAGGATAAAGCCATCGTATGTAATATCGGCCACTTTGATGTGGAAATTGATGTAGCATGGCTGAACGAAAATTATGGGCATACCAGAGACACCATCAAACCTCAAGTGGATATTTATAATGTAGATGGTAAAGACATCATCCTGCTGGCCGAAGGTCGTTTGGTAAACTTAGGTTGCGCTACCGGTCATCCTAGTTTTGTTATGAGTAACTCTTTCACTAATCAGACACTGGCACAAATAGAACTGTGGAACAACCACAGCAAATATGAAAATAAAGTATATGTGTTACCTAAGCACCTAGATGAAAAAGTTGCTCGCTTACATTTAGCAAAAATCGGTGTAGAATTGGATGTTTTAAGCGATAAACAAGCCGCTTACCTCGGCATTCCTAAAGAAGGACCATTCAAACCGGATTTTTATAGATATTAA
- the lrp gene encoding Leucine-responsive regulatory protein — protein sequence MSKTKTIKEKVTTEPLVLDDKDWAILKLLQHNARITVREIADQIHLSTTPVHDRIRRLEQQGIIAQYTALLNAAKLGKKLMVICHVSLRVHSKIAGSKFIKAIMDMPEILECYSISGEFDFLLKVLTTDMESYYDFHVNKLSQIDNVGHVQSTFVMGIVKQTHQLI from the coding sequence ATGTCTAAAACTAAAACGATAAAAGAAAAAGTTACTACAGAGCCTCTTGTGCTAGATGATAAAGACTGGGCTATACTAAAATTATTGCAACATAACGCGCGGATTACCGTAAGAGAAATTGCAGATCAAATACACCTGAGTACTACACCTGTTCATGACCGCATCCGACGACTGGAGCAGCAGGGCATTATTGCTCAGTATACAGCTTTATTAAATGCGGCCAAATTGGGTAAAAAACTGATGGTGATTTGTCATGTATCGCTCCGGGTGCACAGTAAAATTGCCGGTTCCAAATTTATCAAGGCTATCATGGATATGCCAGAAATTTTGGAATGCTATAGTATTTCTGGAGAATTTGATTTCTTATTAAAAGTGCTTACTACGGATATGGAATCTTACTATGATTTTCATGTAAACAAACTCAGTCAAATTGATAATGTAGGTCATGTACAAAGCACTTTTGTAATGGGTATAGTGAAGCAGACACACCAGCTTATATAA
- the ppk gene encoding Polyphosphate kinase, producing MLLKGRDTSWLEFNERLLYEAADTNVPLAERLKFLSIYSSNLDEFWRVRIPTITALGKVKKQHKAESAKEIISIISKQQECFGNIIKKTIEALKDHNIYVVYNEPIPYQIQEAVNHYFFAHIAGYLRIYYPQSPQDFFPQNNRIYLAAALETSSGERLAVVDIPSDRISRFFSVQADDIQYVVFIDDIIKSKLSILWPDIKVENAYSFKVTRDAELGLDDEFKGNLARKIAEQLAKRDYGLATRLLYDSRISESLLQQLIRNLGLQNAMIIKGGVYHNLKDLSAIPISDPSLKDKPWRPILHPLPAPTLLESIAKQDLLLHLPFHDYDTVLRFFNEIALDRSVTEINMTMYRISGTSQIAESLITAALNGKKVTVFVELKARFDEANNISWAKKMKAAGIRIIYSIPQMKVHAKVVLVKRKYQDKLQYLGLLGSGNFNEVTARFYTDQVLMTSNQQLLKDLNQLFKLLKKNKKVIAPDAITPKHLLIAPFNLQSTFTALIDREIAHAKANREAKIIAKINNLEDEKIINKLYEASNAGVKIRLIVRSICRLVPGVKGQSENITVARIVDRYLEHGRIFWFYNNGDDELYMGSADWMTRNLYRRIEVCFPVVDPQLKKALQHVLNIYMNDTAKAVWLTPDGPQKPETSQEIPLQAQAEMYKWVAAGCPTKL from the coding sequence ATGTTGCTGAAAGGAAGAGATACAAGCTGGCTGGAATTTAATGAACGCTTACTGTATGAAGCAGCAGATACCAACGTACCTCTGGCTGAAAGACTGAAATTTTTATCTATCTACTCATCCAATCTGGACGAATTTTGGAGAGTACGTATACCTACCATTACAGCATTGGGGAAAGTTAAAAAGCAACATAAAGCCGAGAGTGCCAAAGAAATTATTAGTATTATCAGCAAACAACAGGAATGCTTTGGAAACATCATCAAAAAAACTATTGAAGCCTTAAAGGATCATAATATATATGTAGTATACAACGAACCTATCCCTTATCAAATTCAAGAAGCCGTCAACCATTATTTTTTTGCTCATATTGCCGGTTACTTGAGAATATATTACCCCCAATCGCCCCAAGATTTCTTTCCGCAGAATAACCGCATCTATCTTGCGGCAGCACTGGAGACTTCATCCGGTGAGCGACTAGCGGTTGTAGATATCCCATCTGACCGCATTTCTCGTTTTTTCTCGGTACAGGCTGATGATATACAGTATGTGGTATTTATCGATGATATTATCAAATCCAAGCTGTCGATATTATGGCCGGATATCAAAGTCGAAAATGCATACAGTTTTAAAGTAACACGCGATGCCGAACTGGGGCTGGATGACGAGTTTAAAGGGAACCTGGCTCGCAAGATCGCGGAACAGCTCGCCAAACGCGATTATGGTTTGGCAACAAGACTGCTTTATGATTCTCGCATTTCCGAAAGCCTACTCCAACAATTAATTCGAAATCTGGGCTTACAAAATGCGATGATTATAAAAGGTGGAGTTTATCATAATCTGAAGGATTTATCCGCCATTCCGATCAGCGATCCATCGTTAAAAGACAAACCTTGGCGCCCGATATTACATCCGTTACCGGCTCCTACTCTATTGGAAAGTATCGCAAAACAGGACTTACTATTGCATCTTCCTTTTCATGATTATGATACTGTCCTTCGTTTTTTTAATGAAATTGCCCTCGACCGGAGTGTTACAGAGATCAATATGACCATGTATCGTATCTCCGGCACCTCGCAAATTGCTGAATCCTTAATTACTGCAGCGCTGAACGGCAAAAAAGTTACCGTATTTGTGGAGCTGAAAGCTCGTTTTGATGAAGCCAACAACATTAGCTGGGCAAAAAAAATGAAAGCGGCCGGTATACGCATTATATACAGCATTCCTCAAATGAAGGTGCATGCCAAAGTAGTTCTAGTAAAAAGAAAATATCAGGATAAACTACAATACCTAGGTCTACTAGGCAGTGGCAACTTTAATGAGGTTACGGCAAGATTTTATACAGATCAGGTGTTAATGACCAGCAATCAGCAATTATTAAAGGATCTAAATCAGTTATTCAAACTATTAAAGAAAAACAAAAAAGTTATTGCACCAGATGCTATAACACCTAAGCATCTACTCATAGCCCCTTTCAATTTACAATCAACCTTCACAGCACTCATTGACCGCGAAATTGCACATGCAAAAGCTAATCGAGAAGCAAAAATTATTGCAAAAATCAACAATCTGGAAGATGAAAAAATTATTAATAAACTATATGAAGCCTCTAATGCAGGAGTAAAAATTCGGCTCATTGTTAGAAGCATTTGCAGACTAGTACCTGGCGTAAAAGGACAAAGCGAAAATATTACCGTTGCTCGAATTGTAGACCGTTATTTGGAGCATGGTCGCATATTCTGGTTTTACAATAATGGCGATGATGAGTTATACATGGGTTCGGCAGACTGGATGACCCGCAATTTATATCGCCGTATAGAAGTATGCTTTCCCGTAGTCGATCCTCAACTCAAGAAAGCATTACAACATGTATTGAATATCTATATGAATGACACCGCCAAAGCCGTATGGTTAACACCCGATGGTCCTCAAAAACCCGAGACCTCCCAAGAAATACCTCTACAGGCTCAGGCAGAGATGTATAAATGGGTAGCAGCAGGCTGCCCGACAAAACTCTAA